AGTTCTATAATATATTTCCCATAAGTTCCTTCTTCTCCCTAAGTCAGCCAGAACTTCTTTCATTTGCTTGCAGAACTAGTCAGAAATTGGTACCTGGGAGTAGATTCTGCCATGCAAATGGCAGAATTATGGCTGTACAAAGCAATGAGAACTCCCCAGGTCAGTCAAGAAAGTTGAAGTGAGTTCTTTCTCTTGGACttcccaaattgtacatttaccAGTCAATTTCCCTTTTTGCTCAATCTGAATCTAGTTTGGACTatgtttctgtcacttgcaacagAAAAGATCCTGATTAATTTGAGCTACTTAATGCAAAATGCCAGGACTTACACTAGTAAGATAGTTCTCTCTTTATAGTTATCTTGAAGATTGAAGGGCTGCTTCTGTCACTTAGTGCATGCCTAGcagtttttgttggttttttgcttttttggtttttgtttttgttttgtccgTTAGAAAGTAGCCTCAGTGAACATCACTACCTGGTCCAGCCAAGCTTTCTGCTTCTACAGTTCTCAAACCAACAGTTAAGATCTGAACATTTCAGAGCAAGAGATAAACCTAACCAAACGTCCTTTCTTTCTAAGATTTATTGTACTGGAAAGAGCCCATGTGAAGGAAAATGGCAGAGGCACTCTGGACaagcataataataataatgatgaccactatttattaagcacttaccatgtgccagataCTGGGCCATTATGTCATTTAATCCTAGAAGGACtgttctgttgttttgttttgttttattttgtctctAAGTTTGAACTGCAGATGTACAGAACTGAATTGATTCAGTCAGTCATTCTCTCCTGTACCTGGCATGACATAATCATCTGTTTAGACAAGACAcctattttttcttgtctacttTATCCCTCCTCCCTAAGTGGATTTAATGTGTGACCTTCCAACCTACTTTCCAAAAACTTACAGATCCTTAAAAACATagcttttacttttaaaatgtgtatagTTGGACCATACTGTATGTCTCACTCTGCAATagggcttttttcactcagcattatgTTTCTGAGGTCCATCCCTGTTGATACACAGAGCTAGGTTATCTATTTAAGCATTGTATACTATCATATCAATATTCTATACCTTATCTATACATTTTTATCCTGATGGACATCTAGACTATTTATAATTCTTCCCTATTGCCAAGAGTGTTTCAATGAACGATCTTGTACATGTCACTAAATGCATTGTACAAGAGTCTTTCTAAAATTTACTTACTTAATAGGGCCAAAATAGCTCAGTTGGAAGAGTGTCAGACTAAAGATCTAAAATTTACTTAGAAGCAAATTTTACTTAGAGTCTTAGGCTACATGTATTTTCAATGTTAGTAATTTCTGCCAAattacatttgtttatttatttgtttgttttaaagaaacttcatattgcataaatgttacataaaaaatatagaggattcccacaggcccattccctccccctcccacactttccccattaacaacatcctttattagtgtggtacatatgttacaattgatgaacacatatggaagcattgcCTCTAAtggtggattatagtttacattttagtttacactctgtcctgtgcaatttttttaagttatgacaaaatatataatggtcagTAACCATTGTTGCAACATAATGCgagacaattccagtgtcccaaattACTTTCAAAGTGGCTTTACAAATTTGCACTTCCATTAATAGTATATGAGAGTTCttatgataaatattttttctactttacagatgaggaaattgaagaaaTACAAAATGCCCAAAATTAAACACCATGGCAGTCTGAACCCGACTGACTCTACAACTCTACTATACAGTGTCACTGCTTTGGTAACAGCTGGAAATGTAATCAGCTGCAAAGGACAGAACCACTTAACAGTGGCTTATGCAATACAAACACTGACCATCTCACCTAGTAAAAAGACTAGAGGGAGGTGGTTCCAGGGCAGGTCAGCAGCTCAGCTGTACCATCAGCATTACAGGCAATTTTTAGCCTTTCACTTCACCATCTTTAGCTGTTGAGTTTTCACAGTTAGTGTTGTCTCCTCTCAGTCCCAAGATGACTGATACTGCTCTGACATCATGTCTGAATTCAGAGCAGGAAGAAGAGGGGAGCAGTGCCACCATGAACCTCTTTTCTTACACCTACCCTTTCTATCTGGAAGAAAAATGCCCTCCTCAATCCCTGCCACCTCAGCCCCATTATTGAACCAACCCTCAGGCAAAATAGAATGGAATTATAATGTCTGGTTTAGATCAACCATGATTCACTCCCTGGAGCTACAGGAGGGCTTCTTTTTTCCTCGACCTCAAGCATTCTCCATCTGTTGAAACCTGCATTCTGTtagcaagaaagaagaaagggaatgaTTCTTAGGTGGTATGGCAGCTTGAAATTATTTCGtgaatccaaaaaagagaaatattatgtttgtaaattaatttatTCCTCTGAGTATGATACCCAttggttgcattaaattcagttgaggagggaagcggacttggcccaatggataggacatccacctaccatatgggaggtccgcggttcaaaccccgggcctccttgacccgtgtggagctggcccatgcgcagtgctgatgcacgcaaggagtgccctgccacgcaggggtgtcccccgcataggggagccccacatgcaagaagtgcgcccggtaaggacagccgcccagcgcgaaggaaagttcagcctgcccaggaatggtgccacagacacggagagctgacacaacaagatgatgcaacaaaaagaaacacagattcccagtgcagccgACCGATATGGATAGaattggtcacagaagaacacacagcgaatggacacagagatcagacaactgggagtgtgggtgggtgggggggaggaggagagaaataaataaataaataaatcttttttaaaaattcagttgagagacctttgattagattacttgataagatcagtttagggcttttttttttttaagcaactgacaatatttcttaaaataactgACTTAAGCATCTGCAATGGTGACTTCAACCTCTACTCCTTGCTCAGTACTGATGGAAGTAATCTGCTTAACAATCTCAGAAGGACTGTGCAGGTCAATGAGTCGCTTGTGGATCCTCATCTGGAAACGATCCTGTCTTTGAACCTTCACCACAAGGAGTTTTCCTTGTAGTGATTCTTAGAGTCTTAGTAGGCATCCGAACCGGTCCCTTCACTTTGAGGTTCTTTTCCTTTGTGCCTCTAATCAAGTGAGCACACACCTTCTCCAGAGACTTCATGTTGCAGCTGGTCAGGGTGATTCTAATACGGTGAATAGCCACCTCTGGTTCCACGGGGTTCTTTCCAGTGTCCTTAAAAGCCATGGCTGTGGCGTGGCTTCCTGACCGACTTGTTCCTCGGCTGTTAGCGGTGAGTCAGGAGTATCCGGGGAGCCGAAACGTGCCTGCTACAGTGACTGTGTtttccttggggaaaaaaaaggagtttagggcttttgattgaacCAAGTCAGGATTGTTAAGTCTCTGCCTCattgctaggtctgatataaatggaaacacagagagaaattcactctgtcagatacaggaaaaggaagccaccatgtttGATCTTGCCATGTAAGTGaaaggactacaggatcacttaagcatgaagtcccaagaagctgggcccatggagcagctcatgaggagacagtgagcctggagggCAAGGCTGATACCTAAGCAGAGCTTGGCAGCCATCTAGCTTTACCATGTGGCAATATGCTGTGATCAACAGtagatgactttggtgagaaagcatctctcatggtgccttgatttggccatttcatagccttggaactgtaagcttttatcccaaataaattccctttatagaagccaacagatttctggtactttgcatcagcagccctttggcaaactaaaacaggtagcAACTTGTTTTTTCTTCCATCTCTTTGACCTCTGAGATTTTTGCTGGCTTTTGCTCCTCACTAAGTTGTTAAATATCTACTTGATTCTGGGGCTCTTCTCTTCCCAAGATACTCAAGAGAAGACCAACAACTGGCCAACAAGCTAAATTTGAGATCCTCACTCTATATTCTATCAGCTGACAGCATCAGTTTTCGTAGCTTCAATTATCATTTACATATTGGTGACTCCTAAATTTATATCTTCAGTTTCCtactttttcttgtgctttggatCTATATGTACCATTGTCTACTTGATATTCTTAAGACACCTCAAATTCAACATGTACAGAACTGAGCTTCTCATGTCCTAGCCAGTCTTATTTTTTCCCCCGTGATCCCTGTCTCAGTGAATACCACCTCCTTCCACCCAGTTGCCCAAGTCAGAAACCCGTGAGAGATCTTGATATTGCTTTTACTTACTTCCCACGTAATAGCTCTCAAATctgtttgcttttcatttctaCTGCAACCACCCTTGTTACTCAAGGTATTTGCAATATGGAACAGTGGCATGgacacctgggaacttgttaaaaatgcagaatctcaggccccattGCAGtattactgaatcagaatcttcatTTTAACAAGTTCCCCTGGCCATTTATATACACATTAAAACTTAAGAATTTGTCATCCTGGCTTTTGGTTTACTAACGAGTctccctgcatctgtcccttgccctgaaaactctctgcacattGCAAACCTCACCTGTCAGTTCCCTCAATAAAACCCTTAACTAGCTCTCCATTACTTTGGAGACAGAATGCTAAATTCTTAATAACTACAAAATTCTACCAACGTTCCCCTCCTGCCGAGGCTCCAGCCCTGTCCTGGTTCCAGCCACGTTAGTACTCTTTGAATTCCCATGTCAACCCATATTTCTCCAAAGTCAGAATCTATTTGCCTGCTGCCCAATCCCTCTGCTCAAGTTAATCCCAACTGCCTTGGCACATAGCTAACCtctcctctttcttcccttcctcaaaGAAAGAAGTCTTCCCTCTTTTGCAGCCCAAGTCGGGTCAGCCCCTCTCCTGTTGTGCTCTTAGCACACGGTGCTCATGCAAACGTGGATCACAGTGGTACTTAAGTAATGACTTGTGTGTTTCATTGTTTAATGTCGGCTTTCCTACTTGAATCAATGCTAGAAGCCGACTGCATTCGCTCTTGCATTGTGACATccagtacctggcacagagcTTGACACACACTAGGTGTATCTACTGACTTAATGAATATGAATGAATAGTAATCCCCAGGAAGTTACCCTGGCTCAGGGTGGCTGTGCTTTCTTAGTTCAACTGAAATCAAGAATCTGAAAAAGCCTGAGGAGGGCCAAGAAAGTATAATTTGACTACCAGCAAGCTAATTGAGGATGAAAATGTCCAATTCCAACAGATGTACCCCACGCACAAgctgaaagggaaagagaagcagCCTGCCGGAGGCTGATGGTAAACATTTTGTTGCCGGGCCAGCGCCCTCAATACACTCATACACTGACCTTTACAATGACTTTCCTATAGTGGGAGGTCTCTTTTAACCTCCAGTGAATAGGGGTGTGAAGtggtgtttgcttttttcccctttgttctctGACTGAGAAAAGTCTGGAGGCGGCCGACTAAGGCTTGGTAACACAATTGCCTTCCCTTTCAAATGCTAAAGAGGGTTTCTGCCCCTGGTTTAGTATAATCTGAAGAGTTGAGAGGTCTGGAAGGGATCCACTGCCCTTCCTTTGGTTTCTCGCTTCCTGTAGGCTCTGGGCAACTTTGCAATTataagaaaaccaaaagcagTAAAAATATAGTTAACATTGCTCTCTGGGTGTCTCTAGGAGGTGAGTCAGGGCAGGAGAATTAAACGCCAAATTTAAAgcgggacctcctggtgaaatgTAGGATGTATCAAGTACCCAATCTTGAAATTGGACAGAGAGCCTGGACGTCCTGGTATTCTCACCCAGGAGAGAGCTATAGTCCGCAGACCGCCAGTTACCACAGCCTTTGGACTCCCATATTGGCATAGATCTGGGGTTTGGGGCCTGGCACTTAAACAATTGCGACTTGGTAGCAGTGCTTCACTATtggtatatcaattgtaacaaatacactacactaatatgagatgttaataatagaggaaatCTGGGGGGGCAGTTTCTGTCATATAGGGCAGAAATTCctatatgggaatttcctatacttcttgtgaaatttttctgtaaacctaaaacttctctaaaaataaagtgtattattactaaaaaaaatgaagaga
The nucleotide sequence above comes from Dasypus novemcinctus isolate mDasNov1 chromosome 7, mDasNov1.1.hap2, whole genome shotgun sequence. Encoded proteins:
- the LOC101427336 gene encoding small ribosomal subunit protein uS10-like; translated protein: MAFKDTGKNPVEPEVAIHRIRITLTSCNMKSLEKVQRQDRFQMRIHKRLIDLHSPSEIVKQITSISTEQGVEVEVTIADA